Sequence from the Candidatus Paceibacterota bacterium genome:
AAAACCCTCAAAAACGGAGGTCTAGATGAAGGTAGTGCTTGTCGCGAATGATAAGAATCCCACGGATATGATGAAAGCGGTGGCCAAAGAGCTTGAAGCTCGTGGCCATCGGGTGGTCTTAATCATCGGTGAAAACCCCGGTGAGTGCCTAGTTACTTTGGAGCAGGTGGGGGAGGCGGTCGATGCGGACGTCGTCTTTGTCGGAATGTCTTCGAGTGAGCAATTGGCTGACCCGGAGCTGGAGGTATTGACCCAGGCTCTCGCATTGAAAATTCCTTTTGGACTTTTCTCCGACGCGCCGGGTTGTTTCAAACGAGAGTGGTTTGCAGATTTCCGGGCGGACGCTTCGTTTCTCGCCGTTTTGCGTGAAGATGAAGCGGAGGAAGCTCGGGAACTTTTCCCAGTTGCCTTTGTGAAAGCGACCGGGCACCCTTCTCGGGAAGTTGTTCTTGCGAATGTCTCGCGAGAGTCGGTTTTGCAAAAGTTGGCTCTGCCGGCGGATACGAAAATCATCCTTTGCTCCGGGAGCAAGGATCTCGCGGTGAACCTGAGTCTGCTCGCGACCGTTTCGCAGGCTCTTCTGTCTGATGATCCGAACTTGAAGGGTCGCCGAATCATTTTCTGTCCTCATCCCGGGGACAAGAATGCTTGGAAAGGCTACACGGCTTTCTCCGGGGTTGAGCTGGTGCCACCAAGTACCGCCTCGACTGCGGAAGTGTTGGCAGGGGCAGATGTTTTCTTTAACGCCCTGTCGACGACTTACCAGGATGCCGCTTACCGACGGGTCCCGACCATCGTTCTCTTGTCCGAGGTGATTCGTCAGAAACGGCGAACTCTCTTCGGCACCGAACGGGCGATTGAGGCCGAGGAGGGTGTGGCGATTCCGGTTAACAGCATTGCCGAGGCTAGAGTGGCCTTGAGTGCGTTGTTTGACCCAAAAAGCCCCAAGGCCGATGCGGTTCGGGAAAATCAGGCTCGGTGCTATCCGAGGCCGAATCCGCCTGGCACGGCGGCCAAAATTGCCGTTGAGATGATGGAGACAATTGTCAGGGGATCGAATTAGAACCCGATTCCCAGGCCTTTCCTGGAGACAGGAAAGGCCTATTTTATTGGTTATTTTAGGGTTATCCACAGTGAAATGGTAAAAAGCTTGCTTTTTTTAATGATATATGCTATGCTACAGGGTGTGAGTGCTAGCCCTAATTAACGCAAGTTCTTTAGGTATTGGTTAGCTCAACAAAACGAATGTCTGCATGAGTCCCGCCCTTACCGGCGGGTTTCGTGTTTGTGTTAAGAACCCTTACGAATAGGGCACACTAATATTCGTGTCATTCGTTCTCATTCGCGTATTGGTGTCGAGTGCTGTCGTGTATTTGTGTCGTGTGCATAATGTTCCATGTTCTATGTGTTATGATTATGCTAGTTGTTTCAAGTGACGGCCGGCGGTTGCACTCACATAAGACATTAGTTTTGGAGTTAGCCCCCGCCGGCCATCTCTCGGCGCAAAATTTAAAAATTGCAGGATGGAAATTAAATTAAAGTTTCCTTTGCGAGAGTTAACGACCTTAAAGGTGGGCGGTGACGCTCGCTATTTTTGTTTGGCCGATAACCTAAACGATCTTAAAGAGGCTTTTGCTTTTGCCAAGCATGAAAAGGTGCCAATTCTAATTCTTGGTGGCGGTTCAAATTTGCTGATTGATGATAAAGGTTTTGACGGCTTGGTGATTAAGATTAATTTTCTCGGTTTGGATTTTTGTGAAGTCGGTGACTCGGCCGAGGTTATTGCCGGGGCCGGGGAAAATTGGGATAGTTTCGTCGCAACCACCGTTGAACATCAGCTATCGGGTTTGGAAAATCTTTCCGGCATCCCCGGAACAGTCGGCGCGACGCCGGTGCAGAATGTCGGCGCCTATGGAGTTGAGGTCAAAGATTTGATTAATTGGGTTGAGGCCGTTAATTTGGAAACCGGTGAAGTCAAAAAATTTTCCAATCGGGAGTGCCATTTCGGTTATCGTGACAGTTTTTTCAAGACCCTAGCCGGCAAAAAGTTTGTCATTGTCCGTGTCAGCTATCTTTTAGGTCGCAAATTTCAACCGCGCATCTCTTATACTGATCTGGCTAGCTATTTTGCCGATCAGAGGCCGGTCAGTGCCGATGAGGTCAGGGTGGCGGTGCTCAAAATCCGGGCTGGTAAATTTCCTGATTTAAGTAAAATTGGCACGGCCGGATCTTTTTTCAAGAATCCAATTGTTCATCATTCTGTGGCGTCTAGATTGAAGAGTCGGTATCCAGAATTGCCGACCTTTTCTCATCAAGGTGAACATGTCAAAGTGTCTTTGGCTTGGATTTTGGACAAAATCTGTCTCCTGAGAGGTTTTCGTCACAAATCAACCGGCCTTTTTGAAAAACAGCCGTTGGTTTTGGTAAATTATGGCGAAGCTACCGCCGAAGAAATTAAAAACTTTTCTCAAATGGTAAAAAATAAAGTTCAGGATGCGACTGGAATTGAAATTGAGGAAGAAGTTCAGATTGTCTGATTACTTTTTAAGTTTCAATTTTAAATTAAAAATAATTTTATAAACTGGTTCTGAGTTATCCACTGTTTTTGACAAAAATTGATTGTGCTAGGTTTATTTAAGGCGCATAATATACTTAAGTCTATGCAATAAATTTAATTTCTAATTTTGCTAGGCAAAATGGTCGAATAAAATTATTGTACGCTTGTTAAAAATTTAATTTAAGTTTCTTTCTTCCCACTCGTTCTGTGAAAATAAAGAAACTCAATCTATTTTATGGCAAAGAAAAAAGCCAAGAAGGCATCAAAGAAGCGAAAGCCAGCCAAGAAGGCAAAGAAGGCCAAGAAAAGACGCCGATAACTCTGAGGACATTTTGTCCAACAAAAAACTCGACATTTATGTCGAGTTTTTGTCTTCCGAATTTTAATTTGGAATTTGTATCTTGTAATTTGGTCACTCCGAGCCCGCTTACCGGCGGGCTCGGTTTTGTGTTAAAATGACCCGACTATGGCATTTTTAGCTAAATTATTTGGGAACAAAGGTCTAAGTTCGGCCAAGGTCTACGAGCCTCTGGTGCTGCGGATTAACGCTTTGGAAGCCGAGTTTGGTCAGTTGGCGGACGGTGGACTTAAGGCTAAGACCCAAGACCTAAAAGCTAGGCTTACTACCGGAGCCAAGCTTGACGATCTTTTGCCGGAAGCTTTTGCCTTGGTTCGGGAAGCGGCCAAAAGAACTTTGGGAGAACGGCATTTTGATGTTCAGCTTTTGGGTGGTGCGGCGCTTCACTTTGGAAAAATTTCTGAAATGAGAACCGGTGAAGGTAAAACTCTGGTGGCCACTCTGCCGGCTTATCTAAACGCACTTACGGGCTGTGGTGTTCATGTGGTGACGGTCAACGATTACCTTTCTCGCCGTGACGCTGTCTGGATGGGACAGATTTATAATGCACTGGGTCTCTCTGTTGGAGTTATAAATCACGAAAGTAGTTTTGTTTATGATCCGGCCCATAAAGAATTGGATGAGACACGCGATGGGCTAGGGTCGTTTAAGGTTGTGCACGAATTTTTAAGACCGGTCAGTCGCAAAGAGGCCTACGCCACAGATATTACTTATGGTACCAATCATGAGTTCGGTTTCGACTATTTGCGCGACAATATCGAATACGACGGCAATTCAATCCGTCAGCGCCAATTTCACTATGCGATTGTTGACGAAATCGACTCGATTTTGATTGATGAGGCGAGAACCCCACTTATCATCTCGGCGCCGACTGCCGAGTCGGATGATTTTTACACGCGCTTTGCCGGAATCGCCGAGAAGCTTCATCAAGATAGCGATTACGAAGTTGATGAAAAGCTGAAAGCGATTACTCTCAAAGACGCCGGAATTGAGAAGGCGCAAAAATTTTTGGGGATTGAGAACATTTACACTGAAGGCGGGATTAAGTATGTGCATCACTTGGAGACGGCGGTGCGAGCCAAGGCGATTTTCAAACGCGACGCCGACTATGTCGTCAAAGATGATGAAGTAATCATCGTCGACCCTTTTACTGGCCGTTTACAGCCTGGTAGACGCTGGTCGGAAGGTCTGCACCAAGCCATTGAAGCCAAAGAAGGCGTGAAGATTCAAAAAGAGTCTCGAACTTTTGCGTCTATCACCTTCCAAAACTATTTCCGAATGTATGAGAAGCTTTCCGGCATGACCGGTACGGCCGCCACTTCGTCCGAGGAATTTTTCAAGGTCTACGGTCTTGATGTTGTGATCGTGCCGACTAATCGGGAGATTGCGCGAGTCGATAATAATGATCAAATTTTTCAGACCGAAACCGGCAAGTTTAAAGCCGTGGCCAAAAAAATTAAAGAATTGAATAAAACCGGCCAGCCGGTTTTGGTTGGTACTGTTTCGGTTGAAAAAAACGAATTGCTCTCGGCCTATCTCAAATCGGAAGGCGTGCCGCACCAGATTTTGAATGCCAAGAATCATGAGCAGGAAGGGGAAATTATCGCCCAAGCCGGCAGGCAAGGTGCGGTGACGATTGCTACCAACATGGCCGGTCGAGGTGTTGACATTAAATTGGGCGGTAGTCCTTTGGTGAAGTCTGATTATGAAGCTGTGAAAGGTTTGGGTGGACTTTTTGTGCTGGGCACTGAAAGGCACGAAGCGAGACGAATCGATAATCAACTCCGAGGTCGTTCCGGCCGTCAAGGCGATCCGGGTGCGACACAATTTTTCGTTTCGCTCGATGATTCTTTGATGCGGGTTTTCGCTTCGGATACGATTAAAAAAATGATGGGGCGATTTAATATCGCTGAAGATGAGCCGATTGAAAACCGGTTGATTACCAAATCGCTGGAGAGTGCTCAAACCAAAATCGAAGGTTTCAACTTTGATGCCCGCAAGCATGTTTTGGAATATGATGATGTTTTGAATTTGCAGAGAAAAACTATTTATGAAAGACGACGCAAAGTTCTGCTCGGCGAGATTTCTGATGTAGAGGAAGTCCTTAAGAATTTTATTGAGCTCGAGGGTAGTGACGAGACAATCAAACAGGCTTTGGCTGAAAAAGAAAAGATTCTAGGCAAGGAAGTCTTTCTGGGAATTGTAAAAAGATTGATTCTCCAGACAGTCGACATGTTCTGGGTGGAGCATCTGGAAGTCATGGATTATCTGCGTGGTAGCGTTAATTTGCGCGCCTACGGCCAGAGGGACCCACTGGTTGAGTACAAGAAAGAAGGCCTACGAATGTTCAAAGATATGGAGGCTTCTATTCGGCACCAAGTCTTGGAGCTTTTGCCAAAACTGCAGACCGACGGCTTTAAACAGGAGGCACCGGCGCGACTGCAAGAAGTCCATGATGAAGCAAAACTGATTGTTGGCAACACTGACAATCCTAAGGCTGCGCCGGCGCAGGAAGGTCCGAAAGTGGGCAGAAATGATCTTTGTCCTTGCGGGTCGGGGAAAAAATTCAAGCGGTGCCATGGTCAGTAACCGGCCGTAAGTATAGGTGCATAATCTAGTGTAGAGAGTTAATTATTTAAACTAAATAAGCGCAGTCTCGTAGTAAATTTGTTCTGATAAATTAACTAGCGGGATAAAAAGTGCCATGGGAAATGATGCTAATAAAGAAAATAAGAAAGTTGGGGCAGGTTTTGGAGTGATGGTCTTCAAAAACGGTGATATCCTGCTTGGTAGGAGACATTCTGATTCGGATAAGGCCGACTCGGAGTTACATGGGGAAGGGGCTTGGACAATGCCTGGCGGAAAGCTTGAATATGGGGAATCATTTGAAGATGGAGCCAGGAGAGAGGTTTCTGAAGAAACCGGAATCAATTTGGAGGATGTGAGAGTTATTTGTGTTAATAATGATAAAAACGAACACGCTCACTTTGTAACCATTGGGTTATTTTCCGACAAGTTCAATGGAGAACCAAAAGTTATGGAACCTGACGAAATTACTGAATGGCAATGGTTTGGAATTAATAATTTGCCAACCCCTTTATATTTTCCAAGTGCCAAGATTGTTGATAATTATAATAAGAAAATATTCTATACGCTTGAGTAAGTTGATAAATATTGTAAGATGTCACACAAATCAGAAAATAATTAAAACCACAGAAGCCAAGGCTTCTGTGGTTTGGTTTTAGGAAGTTGTAAATTCAGCCTTCAAAATTTTGGCAACCCGGAGTCTCACTAGCTTGTGTGGGCAACTGGTGCCGGCGGCCCAACGATAGAGGGTCGAAATTGTGACCTTCATCCTGTCAGCAAATCTCTGCTTAACACTTTGGGGGTTGTCATCAAGGAATTGGTATATCAGGTCCTGGAATTTGGGCTGAGGTTTCAATTTTCTCATAACTTCCTTTCGTAGACTTCTGCTATAAGTTTAGCATGATAAGATTAAAGTTAGTTGAGTAAATTAAAAAGCCCGCCAAGTTTCCTTGGCGAGCCAAATTAAAAGAAAGTCAGCCCTTCCTGGTTTTTTTGAAAGGGCCAGTGCGGTTGAGATAGGCGAGCATTAGCGCAAACATAGTTGCGAACGCAAACCCCAATCCGCTTGCCCATAAGGGCTTCATTCCGACAGAGAAGAAGATGAAACCACCAAAAGCACCGGCCAGGATTGCTAGTAGAATTTCATTCCATTTCATATAGTTTTTCCAGGTTCGAGTCTTTTGATATAATAACAAAATTCAATTAAAATGTCAAGGAAAGATTTTAGGAATACCAAAGATCCCGCAGGAAGTGAGTCTGAAAAATTCTATAGAATTGTTGTCGGTGATGTGGGGGTTTATGAGGCTGTCGAGAAAGATTGTCCCAGAAATGATCCAAGAAGGGGGAATAAACCAGATGGGTCTTGGCTACCGAAAAAAGGTTTAGACTATCCGGGGGCGATATCTTATTGGACTGAATATGGACTAAGAAAATATCGAGAATCTGGATTAATGAGTTGGCACGCATCAGTCGTAAACGGTAAGACAGACATTATAACTATCAACAGGCCGGCACGGGTTCTCTACGAAGACCAGTACCAAATTATTGTTGATTCAAATATGAGTGTATAATTTAATTATGAAAATAACTTTTATCCAAATTGGCGGCACGATTGATAAAAGCTATCCGAGGACAATGAAGGGTTATGCTTTTGAGATAGGTGAGGCCGCTGTCGGGAGGGTTTTGGATAAAATAAACCCAAATTTTCAATATGAAATCATCCCTCTACTTAAGAAAGACAGTTTAGACATTACTGAAGCTGATCGAGAGAAAATACTCGAGACTTGTAGAAACATCAGTGACAGTAAAATTATCCTGACTCACGGCACTGATACAATGACTGAAACCGCTTCAAAGTTAAGCGGAATAAAAGACAAGGTAATAGTAATTACTGGGGCGATGAGGCCGGAGAAATTTTCGGATTCTGATGCGATGTTCAATATCGGAGTTGCGGTTGCGGCGGTGCAAACTCTCCCGCCCGGTATTTACATTGCAATGAATGGGCGGGTTTATAATTGGGATAGAGTAAAGAGAGATCGGGCAGACGGTAAATTTGTCGAGTCAGTTTAAGGAGATGAGTCATTATGAAAAATAAAGACAATACAAGATGCGTGTTTTGTGAAATCATCAATGGTAATTCAGAAGAGCGCAGAATTACCTATGAAGACGAACTTATAGTTGCATTTCCGGATAAAAACCCTGCAACCAAGGGTCACACTTTAATAATTCCCAAGCAACATTTTAAGGATATTTTTGAAATTCCTGAGGAAATCCTGGGCCAAATTGGCAAAATGTTTAAGGTTTTGGCGAAGAGACTTTGTGATGAACATAATGCAACCGGTGTAAACATCATGCACGCGAGCGGGAAAGATGCAGAACAGAGCGTATTCCACCTGCATTTCCATGTTGTCCCAAGATACCCTGAAGACAATTTAAAAATGTGGTTTCATAGTAGAGACAAAATTTAATGTCATGGAAAATAAGATTTAGAGAGA
This genomic interval carries:
- the secA gene encoding preprotein translocase subunit SecA, coding for MAFLAKLFGNKGLSSAKVYEPLVLRINALEAEFGQLADGGLKAKTQDLKARLTTGAKLDDLLPEAFALVREAAKRTLGERHFDVQLLGGAALHFGKISEMRTGEGKTLVATLPAYLNALTGCGVHVVTVNDYLSRRDAVWMGQIYNALGLSVGVINHESSFVYDPAHKELDETRDGLGSFKVVHEFLRPVSRKEAYATDITYGTNHEFGFDYLRDNIEYDGNSIRQRQFHYAIVDEIDSILIDEARTPLIISAPTAESDDFYTRFAGIAEKLHQDSDYEVDEKLKAITLKDAGIEKAQKFLGIENIYTEGGIKYVHHLETAVRAKAIFKRDADYVVKDDEVIIVDPFTGRLQPGRRWSEGLHQAIEAKEGVKIQKESRTFASITFQNYFRMYEKLSGMTGTAATSSEEFFKVYGLDVVIVPTNREIARVDNNDQIFQTETGKFKAVAKKIKELNKTGQPVLVGTVSVEKNELLSAYLKSEGVPHQILNAKNHEQEGEIIAQAGRQGAVTIATNMAGRGVDIKLGGSPLVKSDYEAVKGLGGLFVLGTERHEARRIDNQLRGRSGRQGDPGATQFFVSLDDSLMRVFASDTIKKMMGRFNIAEDEPIENRLITKSLESAQTKIEGFNFDARKHVLEYDDVLNLQRKTIYERRRKVLLGEISDVEEVLKNFIELEGSDETIKQALAEKEKILGKEVFLGIVKRLILQTVDMFWVEHLEVMDYLRGSVNLRAYGQRDPLVEYKKEGLRMFKDMEASIRHQVLELLPKLQTDGFKQEAPARLQEVHDEAKLIVGNTDNPKAAPAQEGPKVGRNDLCPCGSGKKFKRCHGQ
- a CDS encoding HIT family protein, which codes for MKNKDNTRCVFCEIINGNSEERRITYEDELIVAFPDKNPATKGHTLIIPKQHFKDIFEIPEEILGQIGKMFKVLAKRLCDEHNATGVNIMHASGKDAEQSVFHLHFHVVPRYPEDNLKMWFHSRDKI
- a CDS encoding asparaginase domain-containing protein, with amino-acid sequence MKITFIQIGGTIDKSYPRTMKGYAFEIGEAAVGRVLDKINPNFQYEIIPLLKKDSLDITEADREKILETCRNISDSKIILTHGTDTMTETASKLSGIKDKVIVITGAMRPEKFSDSDAMFNIGVAVAAVQTLPPGIYIAMNGRVYNWDRVKRDRADGKFVESV
- a CDS encoding NUDIX domain-containing protein, giving the protein MGNDANKENKKVGAGFGVMVFKNGDILLGRRHSDSDKADSELHGEGAWTMPGGKLEYGESFEDGARREVSEETGINLEDVRVICVNNDKNEHAHFVTIGLFSDKFNGEPKVMEPDEITEWQWFGINNLPTPLYFPSAKIVDNYNKKIFYTLE
- the murB gene encoding UDP-N-acetylmuramate dehydrogenase; this encodes MEIKLKFPLRELTTLKVGGDARYFCLADNLNDLKEAFAFAKHEKVPILILGGGSNLLIDDKGFDGLVIKINFLGLDFCEVGDSAEVIAGAGENWDSFVATTVEHQLSGLENLSGIPGTVGATPVQNVGAYGVEVKDLINWVEAVNLETGEVKKFSNRECHFGYRDSFFKTLAGKKFVIVRVSYLLGRKFQPRISYTDLASYFADQRPVSADEVRVAVLKIRAGKFPDLSKIGTAGSFFKNPIVHHSVASRLKSRYPELPTFSHQGEHVKVSLAWILDKICLLRGFRHKSTGLFEKQPLVLVNYGEATAEEIKNFSQMVKNKVQDATGIEIEEEVQIV